DNA from Variovorax sp. PBL-H6:
GGACGACTCGTCTTCCGCAGGCCAGTCGCGGATGTAGGCCTTGAGCATCTTGTTCTCGAAGTTCTGGCTGTCCACCACCGCCTTGGCCACGTCGTAGAAGCTGATCACGCCCATCAGCATGCGCTGGTCCATGACGGGCATGTAGCGGGCGTGCCGCTCGAGCATGATGCGGCGGATCTCGTCGAGGTCGGTCTCCAGCGTGCAGCTGACGGGGTGGTCGTCCATGGCCTTGCGCACCAGCGTGCCACCGACCTGTCCGCCATTGCCGACGATGGCGACGATGACCTCGCGGAAAGTCAGCATGCCCACGAGATCGCCATGCTCCATGACCACCAGCGAACCGATGTCCTTGTCCGCCATGATGGTGACGGCGTCCGCCAGGGGTTCTTCGGGCGTGATGGTGTAGAGCGTGTTGCCCTTCACGCGCAGGATGTCGCTGACTTTCATGGTGTTGCTCCTCGCTCGGCGCTGCTGCCGAAATTGAATATAGCCCACAATGGCCGCCCGCCCACGGGCCCTGCCGCTGTCGCAGTCATTGCGCGCGTAACGGGGCATTGCAGAAACGACCTTGCTTCGAAAGGCCTCCATGCCCGGCTATTCCGATCCCGGCTTCGACACGCTCGCGCTTCACGCCGGTGCCGCGCCCGACCCCGCCACCGGCGCGCGCGCCGTGCCGATCCATCTCAGCACCTCCTTCGTCTTCGAATCGAGCGACCATGCAGCGGCGCTCTTCAACCTGGAGCGTGCGGGCCACGTGTACTCGCGCATCAGCAACCCGACCAACGCGGTGTTCGAACAGCGGGTGGCCGCGCTGGAAGGCGGCATCGGCGCGATCGCCACGGCCAGCGGGCAGGCGGCACTGCATCTGTCGATCGCCACGCTGATGGGCGCGGGCGCGCACATCGTCGCCAGCACGGCGCTCTACGGCGGCTCGCAGAATCTCCTGCACTACACGCTGCGGCGCTTCGGCATCGCGACGACCTTCGTCAAGCCCGGCGACCTCGACGGCTGGCGTGCCGCGATCCGGCCGGAGACGCGGCTGCTCTTTGGCGAGACCGTGGGCAACCCCGGCCTCGACGTGCTCGACATCCCCGCCGTCAGCGACATCGCGCACGCGGCCGGCGTACCGCTGCTGGTCGACTCCACACTGACCTCGCCCTACCTGATCAAGCCTTTCGACTGGGGCGCCGACCTGGTCTACCACTCCGCCACCAAGTTCCTCTCGGGCCATGGCACGGTGATCGGCGGCGTGGTGGTGGACGGCGGCAGTTTCGACTGGGAGCGCTCGGGCAAGTTCGCGGAGCTGACCCAGGCCTACGAAGGCTTCCACAACATGGTGTTCAGCGAGGAGAGCACAGTGGGCGCCTTCCTGCTGCGCGCGCGGCGCGAGGGGCTGCGCGACTTCGGCGCCTCGATGAGCCCGCACACCGCCTGGCTGATGCTGCAGGGCATCGAGACCCTGCCGCTGCGCATGGAGCGCCACATCGACAACACGCAGAAGGTCGTGGAGTTCCTGGCGTCGCATCCCTTCGTCGCGCACGTGGGCCATCCGCTGCTCGAAACACATCCCGGCCATGCGCTGGCGGGCAAGCTGCTGCGCCACGGCGCCAAGGGTGCGGGCGCGGTCTTCAGCTTCGACCTCAAGGGCGACCGGCAGCAGGGCAAGGTCTTCATCGAGACGCTCAAGCTTTTCAGCCACCTGGCCAACGTGGGCGACTGCCGCAGCCTGGTGATCCATCCCGCGAGCACCACGCACTTCCGCATGACGGACGAGGCGTTGGCCGCGGGGGGCATCTCGCAGGGCACCATCCGGCTCTCGATCGGGCTGGAAGACCCCGCCGACCTGATCGACGACCTCAAGCGCGCGCTGAAGGCGGCAGAGAAGGCAGGCACGTGATGGAGCTCGTCGTCAATGGCCACAAGACGTACTGCTACAGCGGCGGCAAGGCCTTCGACGCCGCAAGGCCGACCGCGGTCTTCATCCACGGCGTGCTCAACGACCACAGCGTGTGGATCCTGCAAAGCCGCTGGTTCGCGCACCATGGCTGGAACGTGCTGGCACTCGACCTGCCGGGGCATTGCCGAAGCGAGGGTCCGCCGCCTGCGAGCGTGGAAGAGGCGGCCCGCTTCGTGATCGCACTGCTGGATGCGGCAGGCGTCGAGAAGGCAGCGCTGATCGGTCACAGCTTCGGCTCGCTGATCGCGCTCGAGGTTGCCGCCCGCGCGCCGGACCGCGTCTCACACCTGGCACTGGTCGGCACCGCCTATCCCATGAAGGTCTCGCCGGCACTGCTCGAAGGTGCGCTGAACGAGCCGCTGCGCGCCATCGACATGGTCAACAACTTCTCGCATTCGATGCTGGCACCTCCGCCCTCCACGCTGGGGCCCGGTACCTGGCTGTACGGCGGCTCGCGCGCGCTGATGCGGCGCGTGCTGGCGAGCAACCGTGACGCCAACGTGTTCCACATCGGCTTCAAGGCCTGCGACGACTATGCGGGCGGCGAAGCCGCGATGGCCGCGGTGCAGTGCCCCACTCTGTTCCTGCTCGGCAAGTCCGACCAGATGACGCCGCCGCGTGCCACGCAGGCACTGCTCGGCAAGGCGAGCGGCGCGCGCGTGGTCCACGTCAACGCCGGCCATCAGCTGATGAGCGAGGCGCCCGACGAGGTGCTGTTCGCGCTGCGGGACTTCCTCAACGCAGCGCGTTGATGTCCGGCATTTCGACCCGCAGCGCCCGCACGATGCGCATGCAAGGCACCTAGCCGATTTCGAAGGTACCGGGCTCGCGCGCCAGCGCACCGAGCAGCGTCTGGACCTCGGCGCTCGGGGCCTGCGCCGGCTGCAGTGCGCCGAGCAGGCGCGCCAGCGTCTCGCCATGCGGCAGCATGGGCCCGAGGAAGCGGGTGCCGGACTCCCCCGCCACGAGCAAGGTTGGAAAGGTCTCCACGTCGAAGTCGTCGGCCAGCTCGGCATGGTCCTCGATGTCGACCCAGGCAAAGCGGAACTGCGGATGGGCATGTGCCACCTTCTCGAACAGCGGCCGGTACTCGCGGCAGGCGCCGCACCATTCGGCACAGAGACAGACGACCCACAGGGTGTCGCCGGCGGCTCGCAGGGTCTCGGGGGTGGCGGAATCGGTCAAGGTCGAATGAGCGAGGTGGAACGGACCGCCGCCATTATCGGCAAGGCAGCACATCCTGCAGCAGCAGCGTGCGCAAGGGGCCGCGCTGCCACAGGTTTTCGAGAGGCGGGGAGCGTGGCACCAGCAGTTGCACGAGCAGCGGCTCGAGCGAGGTGCGGCCGGGGTCGGCCAGCAGCACATAGCGCGGGTCCTCGTCGTCCGGCGCTTCGGCCAGTGGCCCGATCCAGTCGAGCGCAACCAGCGCCTCCAGCACCGGCGCCAGCTGCAGCGCATCGACCCGCATCCGAGCCACCAGCTCGGCCGCGCCCAGCCCCTTGGCAAGCGTGGCTTTCGCCAGCGCCAGCTGCTGCAGCACCTCCACCGCCAGCTGCAGGGGCCAGCCGGGCATGCCGCCGCGCCGCGCCACGCCGCTCAGCAGGCTGGGCAGGTAGGCCGCGATCACGGCGCCCAGCAGCACGATGACCCAGGCGACATAGATCCACACCAACAGGATGGGCACGGTCGCGAAGGCGCCGTAGAGCACCGAGTAGGTGGGCACCAGGCTCAGGTAGTAGGCGAGCACCCGCTTGGCGATCTCGATGGCAGCCGCCACGAAGAAGCCACCCGCCCACGCATGGGCCCACTTGACGTGCGTATTGGGCACGTAGTGGTAGAGCGAGGCCACGCCGCCGGCCAGCAGCACGAATTCGAAGGTGTCGAACACCAGCTTGAGCATGCCGAGCCCGCCGACCCACTCGCGCGAGACCGAGAAGACATAGGCGG
Protein-coding regions in this window:
- a CDS encoding CBS domain-containing protein; protein product: MKVSDILRVKGNTLYTITPEEPLADAVTIMADKDIGSLVVMEHGDLVGMLTFREVIVAIVGNGGQVGGTLVRKAMDDHPVSCTLETDLDEIRRIMLERHARYMPVMDQRMLMGVISFYDVAKAVVDSQNFENKMLKAYIRDWPAEDESS
- a CDS encoding O-acetylhomoserine aminocarboxypropyltransferase — encoded protein: MPGYSDPGFDTLALHAGAAPDPATGARAVPIHLSTSFVFESSDHAAALFNLERAGHVYSRISNPTNAVFEQRVAALEGGIGAIATASGQAALHLSIATLMGAGAHIVASTALYGGSQNLLHYTLRRFGIATTFVKPGDLDGWRAAIRPETRLLFGETVGNPGLDVLDIPAVSDIAHAAGVPLLVDSTLTSPYLIKPFDWGADLVYHSATKFLSGHGTVIGGVVVDGGSFDWERSGKFAELTQAYEGFHNMVFSEESTVGAFLLRARREGLRDFGASMSPHTAWLMLQGIETLPLRMERHIDNTQKVVEFLASHPFVAHVGHPLLETHPGHALAGKLLRHGAKGAGAVFSFDLKGDRQQGKVFIETLKLFSHLANVGDCRSLVIHPASTTHFRMTDEALAAGGISQGTIRLSIGLEDPADLIDDLKRALKAAEKAGT
- a CDS encoding alpha/beta fold hydrolase, which gives rise to MELVVNGHKTYCYSGGKAFDAARPTAVFIHGVLNDHSVWILQSRWFAHHGWNVLALDLPGHCRSEGPPPASVEEAARFVIALLDAAGVEKAALIGHSFGSLIALEVAARAPDRVSHLALVGTAYPMKVSPALLEGALNEPLRAIDMVNNFSHSMLAPPPSTLGPGTWLYGGSRALMRRVLASNRDANVFHIGFKACDDYAGGEAAMAAVQCPTLFLLGKSDQMTPPRATQALLGKASGARVVHVNAGHQLMSEAPDEVLFALRDFLNAAR
- a CDS encoding thioredoxin family protein, translated to MTDSATPETLRAAGDTLWVVCLCAEWCGACREYRPLFEKVAHAHPQFRFAWVDIEDHAELADDFDVETFPTLLVAGESGTRFLGPMLPHGETLARLLGALQPAQAPSAEVQTLLGALAREPGTFEIG
- a CDS encoding YihY family inner membrane protein, which encodes MIAAMNRRQLWRDLSHFPWGNTAAVLGERFRKDRLGLTASSLTFTTTIALVPFFTLALALFTVFPMFATMRGGVQRWLIESLIPDNIARQVLGYLNQFASKASGLGFAGLLVLLVTAIALILTIDKTLNSIWRVRTPRPFAQRVLVYWAAITLGPLVLALSLSTTAYVFSVSREWVGGLGMLKLVFDTFEFVLLAGGVASLYHYVPNTHVKWAHAWAGGFFVAAAIEIAKRVLAYYLSLVPTYSVLYGAFATVPILLVWIYVAWVIVLLGAVIAAYLPSLLSGVARRGGMPGWPLQLAVEVLQQLALAKATLAKGLGAAELVARMRVDALQLAPVLEALVALDWIGPLAEAPDDEDPRYVLLADPGRTSLEPLLVQLLVPRSPPLENLWQRGPLRTLLLQDVLPCR